In a genomic window of Gossypium arboreum isolate Shixiya-1 chromosome 9, ASM2569848v2, whole genome shotgun sequence:
- the LOC128280446 gene encoding uncharacterized protein LOC128280446, whose translation MIQPNSEQKDIVVDASARTFDREVNELGKSVLIVPAGFNNKNSLHFNLAFGEVAAVAVAINERLLDTNNHLAVTFERTSNSILTGVKGANEATNSGNSSNLINSRDNDGKVRDSKGGWKINKTLKGPTNHFKALGSSRVSLAGSMLMVADFISLKFDSQVVKEKVTGEIEGSNSIVHGRQ comes from the coding sequence ATGATCCAACCCAATTCTGAGCAAAAAGATATTGTTGTTGACGCTTCTGCTAGAACTTTTGACCGAGAAGTTAATGAATTGGGCAAATCAGTGCTCATTGTTCCTGCaggttttaataataaaaattctcTCCATTTTAATCTTGCATTTGGAGAAGTGGCAGCTGTGGCGGTGGCTATAAATGAAAGGCTTCTTGATACCAACAACCATTTGGCAGTTACTTTCGAAAGAACATCCAACTCGATTTTGACTGGGGTGAAGGGTGCTAATGAAGCTACTAATTCGGGGAATTCTTCTAATCTGATTAACAGTCGAGATAACGATGGAAAAGTAAGGGACTCTAAGGGTGGTTGGAAGATTAACAAAACTCTTAAGGGGCCAACTAACCATTTCAAGGCTTTGGGGAGTTCACGGGTCTCGCTTGCAGGATCCATGTTGATGGTAGCGGactttatctccttgaagtttgaCAGCCAAGTTGTCAAGGAAAAAGTGACTGGAGAAATCGAAGGCTCGAATAGTATTGTCCATGGTCGACAATAA